From the Labrus mixtus chromosome 10, fLabMix1.1, whole genome shotgun sequence genome, the window aaaggaTTTGAGTGAATGTCTAAGCCCCAGAACAAATTGAATTGATAAGACTTAATTGATGGTTGATAAAGGGACTTGCAGATAATTAATGAACAGAATTTGTACTTGTATCAATCATTTGTCTTGGAAGCTTAAATTCTTAAAATGATGGCACTTTGTTTTACATGAACTATAATACAATCCGTTAGTAGTGTTCTGAACGCAACACattgaaaatacatttactgaaatgttcatCTATTATACAAGAGTCACTTTTTGGATGGCTTCCGTTTAAGACTCAGGGACCTCATTGAGCCAAACACTCTCCTTCCCAAGTCTCTTAGAGATCGAGAGCGCTGGAGGGGcatctgcagaggaggagatggagaaaaggaaggcgaggagagaggggagatggAGTGGCAGCTGCCTTCAAGACTCTGAGAACGAGAGAGGTTAAAGAGACTGGCCGTGGAGGACAGGtgtttgtcttcctcttttGCTCGCAGCAGTCTGACCCCTTCACCTTTACTGATGTACATACCACCTTGTCCGACGTCTAATGACGAGACCCAGTGTGCCCGCTTTGTGGGCTCCTTGCTGTGGTTACGAGGCATCAACAAGCCTTGGGACTCGCTCCTGAACAAAGCTCTCCTGGAAAGCCTGAGACTGGAGCTGCGTCTCTCCCCGTCATCCTTCCCCCTTCTCTTCTGGAAAATGGGGGAGTTATCTACCTTTGGCTTCTTGTCATTACTGCCGGATGAAGCCTTCAGCTTTCGGTGCTCCTTCCTCCAGCTTCCAACGCTGTTCCTCCTCCATCCATAGCCATACTCAGCTCTGTCCATCTCCTCCTTTTTGCTTTCCGACTCTTTCCCCCACATGCTTCCCTCAAAGCCCCCGAAGAGTTTGATGGAGGTCTTCCTGGGAGTCTGGGCTGTTGATAATTCCATCTCCTGCTCTTCCCCCCAATCTGAGTGATAGTTCTCTCTCTTGCTGTAGCTGCTTACTGTAGCGGCCCTGACCAACTTGTGGGAGGCATGCTTTCCTCTGtaaagcccctccccctccgaTCTCTTCCACCCACCACTACCTGTGCCCACTCCCCCACTCTGTCGAAGGGATCCACCCCGATGTTGAATACCGCCGTGCTCCAAAGGAGAGCTCCTCATATTGGTGCGAGGCAGCGAGCATTGGAAGGGCGCGTCCCGACGGAAAACAGACAGCGGGGTGGCACCCAGAGGGGATGGCTGGAGAGGCCGAGGAGGTGAGCGGCCCCTGGGGTTTGGCCGGGACGCAGGAGAGGATGCTGTAGACGAGGGAATGTCTGATGGGGAAGGGATCTGCTGGTAGTGGTAATGTGAAGAGTAGTGGGGAGCGGGAATAAGGTTGGAATGATAAGGGTGAATGGGGCTGctggagtgtgagagagggggagtcgGGCTGGACTGAGACTGGGGAGAATGGGTCACACTGAGAGACAATTGTATTGGCCTCTGGGGATTCAAGTCAGTCAGTCTAGCATAGTCATGTGACTGATCTGTTTGAGTTGTCAGGTGAGTTTTACTGTGACCCCTCACCTCGCCTGCAGAATCTGTTTGAAAGCAGTCAATGTCCAGCTCCACACCTTGCTCCATCAGACCGACCACAACAGCCCGTGACAGTCCCGAGAGGCGGGAGATCTCCTCCACCATGGGGGAGTCTTCATGGACCTTGGGACTGGAACTGTACTCTTGGATCAAGCTGCTGCGCTGAGACCCAGGAGCTGATCCAGAGTTAGTACCAAACACTGATGGTCCAGTGTCGTTGGGAGCACCGCTGCTCCAGTCTAACGAGCGACAGAAGGCAGATGACCCAAATGCTGAAATAGGTCCGGGCCCTGAAGGGACTTCCAGGGAGCTGCGGTGGCTCAAGCTGCttggacatgttgaaatgcgaGGGCGAGGTCGAAGTGCTGGGGTGGGTGTAGCAGAGGATAGCGGTGTAGCAGAGGTTGTGGAGGTAGCAGCAAAGTCACTCCTTAAAGCTCCACAACTGCCATTTTTGGAATTGTCCACCAGTCCCTGGCTGGAATTTAATCCAGGAGTCAGGTTCAAGTTGAGGTTGAGGTGTAGATTTATATTCAAGTCCTCTCCAGTTGCTGAAGGTAAGTTACCTAGGTTGATTGAATTCCTTGTTGCTTTTTTCCCGGTAGTGCTGAGGCTGACTCTGGCAGAGTTTCCAAGCAGCGACTTGCAGGGAGTGATGCTGAGTGTATTGCGGCTCTCGAAGGCAGAAAGGGACTGGGTGGAACCGTGACTTTTGCCAGGTGTGAAAAAGCCTCTGTTTGTGACAGTGCCAGAGGTTGCAGCTGAAGCGATATCTGAGGTGGAGGTGGTTAACCTACTGCGATACTGGTGAGCCAGTCGACATATGTATTGCTCCAGCTGGGTGAAAGAAGGTGAAGTAGTGGGCTTGTGAGGCTGGAGAGGCAAAGTTGGATCCGTGTTGGAGTCTTGTTGGTCGTCTAGGTGGGCTCCTTCAGGGCTTTGGGATGGTGATTGCTCTTGGCTCTGGGAGGTGAAGAGGGGGCTCTGTAGGGCAACGGCATGCAGTGGGCTTGGATAAGGATACACCTCTTTGGTCCGACGGAATACCAGGTCTGTGCAATAGCGAGGGTCCAGCTGGGGTTGTAGATTGAAGGAAGTGGTGCCTGATGTGGGGTCAAGAAgtgggaggagagaaggaatcAGGGAGTCACCAAGTTCTGAGCAGAGGTCGGACAGAAAGCTCAGGCCAGTTTTGCTCAGGGCACTTTGGACtgtaagagaaaagaagagtaaCTGTTGACTGTTTGAGCCAGCTTATGTAATTTGCTGCAAATGTATAGTTGCATGGATGGCTTTACAGGACATAGCTGTTACCTGTTACTGGTGTATCTTCTGTCAGTGTATCCTCCTGGCTGTTCTGCAgtgcaggctgctgctgctgctgcactgcaCCTTCTGACCACAGGATATCAGTGTTTTCAGCAGACGGAGGAACCTGCTCCCACAGCTTCAGAGGTCTGGCCGGTGGCACCAAACCTCCTTGAGCAGCATCACTGGATACTGAGTAGCAAGAGTCGGAAAGAGAGCTCCCACTTACGGAGTAGAAA encodes:
- the si:ch211-168f7.5 gene encoding uncharacterized protein si:ch211-168f7.5, whose protein sequence is MASRRGCVNSLWSGTERVRIGERLRATLAGVLELEVLRCKHLEMVDCALEDRAHAAANAEEEPRVGKEEEEEEEEEEGSGTPEIAATDAEHGTATSRRQQAPSHSDNVVMPCQSSQEDCSSSSGEGMGHTSSGRGGNSRWSTLSWDAPSDLLSPPTPDPCGMIHLDSDSRPSSGFYSVSGSSLSDSCYSVSSDAAQGGLVPPARPLKLWEQVPPSAENTDILWSEGAVQQQQQPALQNSQEDTLTEDTPVTVQSALSKTGLSFLSDLCSELGDSLIPSLLPLLDPTSGTTSFNLQPQLDPRYCTDLVFRRTKEVYPYPSPLHAVALQSPLFTSQSQEQSPSQSPEGAHLDDQQDSNTDPTLPLQPHKPTTSPSFTQLEQYICRLAHQYRSRLTTSTSDIASAATSGTVTNRGFFTPGKSHGSTQSLSAFESRNTLSITPCKSLLGNSARVSLSTTGKKATRNSINLGNLPSATGEDLNINLHLNLNLNLTPGLNSSQGLVDNSKNGSCGALRSDFAATSTTSATPLSSATPTPALRPRPRISTCPSSLSHRSSLEVPSGPGPISAFGSSAFCRSLDWSSGAPNDTGPSVFGTNSGSAPGSQRSSLIQEYSSSPKVHEDSPMVEEISRLSGLSRAVVVGLMEQGVELDIDCFQTDSAGEVRGHSKTHLTTQTDQSHDYARLTDLNPQRPIQLSLSVTHSPQSQSSPTPPLSHSSSPIHPYHSNLIPAPHYSSHYHYQQIPSPSDIPSSTASSPASRPNPRGRSPPRPLQPSPLGATPLSVFRRDAPFQCSLPRTNMRSSPLEHGGIQHRGGSLRQSGGVGTGSGGWKRSEGEGLYRGKHASHKLVRAATVSSYSKRENYHSDWGEEQEMELSTAQTPRKTSIKLFGGFEGSMWGKESESKKEEMDRAEYGYGWRRNSVGSWRKEHRKLKASSGSNDKKPKVDNSPIFQKRRGKDDGERRSSSLRLSRRALFRSESQGLLMPRNHSKEPTKRAHWVSSLDVGQGGMYISKGEGVRLLRAKEEDKHLSSTASLFNLSRSQSLEGSCHSISPLSSPSFSPSPPLQMPLQRSRSLRDLGRRVFGSMRSLSLKRKPSKK